From a single Brassica napus cultivar Da-Ae chromosome C9, Da-Ae, whole genome shotgun sequence genomic region:
- the LOC125593238 gene encoding NAC domain-containing protein 69-like translates to METSNVGFRFCPTDEELINYFLKNKILGKPWLVDDKIREVSICSYEPASLPALSMIKSKDPVWYFLSPKEYKSPKKSLTKRTTPSGFWKSTGKDRKVKEEKRRDGIVIGIKKTLVYHEGKSSNAVPTPWIMHEYHITCLPLADQVTFCLQGFSLFYLFLCMYHCFYLFDVT, encoded by the exons ATGGAGACAAGTAACGTGGGGTTTAGGTTTTGTCCAACGGACGAGGAGCTGATAAACTATTTTCTCAAGAACAAGATTCTAGGTAAACCATGGTTAGTCGACGATAAGATTAGAGAGGTTAGCATATGTAGTTACGAACCTGCGTCTTTGCCTG CTTTATCAATGATCAAATCGAAGGATCCTGTATGGTACTTCTTATCTCCAAAGGAGTACAAGTCTCCAAAGAAGAGCCTGACGAAGAGGACTACACCTTCTGGGTTTTGGAAATCTACCGGTAAGGATCGAAAAGTCAAGGAGGAAAAAAGAAGAGACGGTATTGTGATCGGTATTAAAAAGACCCTTGTGTACCATGAAGGTAAATCTTCTAATGCAGTTCCAACTCCTTGGATTATGCACGAGTATCACATCACTTGCTTGCCTCTAGCTGATCAGGTAACATTTTGTCTTCAGgggttttctttgttttatctttttctttgtaTGTATCATTGTTTCTATCTTTTTGATGTAACATAA
- the LOC106426588 gene encoding NAC domain-containing protein 69-like, producing the protein MEKNLVGYRFSPTGEELINYYLKNKNLDKPWLVDDAINEINICAHDPESLPSLSKLKSNDLEWYFFSLREYYEPEKKGTKRTTPSGFWKVTGSDIEIKDKRGHGVVIGIKKTLVYHQGKSTNGVRTHWVTHVYHITSLSLNQSNYVICKVTYKGVDGDSLFGNNSKSNELRHSMVCVSNTARGINTTPEVEQPGDKGLYISMDDLPTPMNEQDDPSLFNSDTFLNDIYPHQQPQIHWDDEYFSKCLTFNGGNHADVLGDLDIIMDEHRNDHRPKKALTGFLPDYSSESDDAESISATSYQGVSSPDSAHNVSRHFHTSVDEIPSLRKDSGKDTQPHAETSINRKTRKSHFTRRIIPSKQEVKEVKSTATDASNDKKSSSPMVKREKKGWLITEDAMERKNRKNPQYIFVMNMIISFIILVAVIGNIICVLQRVKT; encoded by the exons ATGGAGAAGAATCTCGTTGGATATAGGTTTAGTCCTACGGGAGAGGAACTGATCAACTATTACCTCAAAAACAAGAATCTTGATAAACCATGGCTAGTCGACGATGCCATCAACGAGATCAACATCTGTGCTCACGATCCAGAGTCCTTGCCTT CGTTATCGAAGCTGAAATCGAACGATCTCGAATGGTACTTCTTCTCTCTCAGGGAGTACTACGAACCTGAGAAGAAGGGAACGAAGAGGACAACACCCTCTGGGTTCTGGAAAGTTACTGGTTCGGATATAGAAATCAAGGACAAGAGAGGACACGGTGTAGTGATCGGGATCAAGAAGACGCTTGTCTACCATCAAGGTAAATCAACTAATGGAGTTAGGACTCATTGGGTTACGCACGTGTATCATATCACTTCCTTGTCTCTTAACCAG AGCAACTATGTTATCTGCAAAGTAACCTACAAAGGTGTTGACGGAGACAGTTTGTTCGGTAATAACTCCAAGTCCAATGAGTTACGCCACTCCATGGTCTGTGTTTCCAATACTGCCAGAGGGATTAACACAACCCCTGAG GTTGAGCAACCAGGGGACAAAGGTCTCTATATATCTATGGATGATTTGCCAACCCCAATGAACGAGCAAGATGATCCCTCTCTATTCAATTCAGACACGTTTCTCAACGACATCTACCCTCACCAGCAGCCACAAATTCACTGGGATGATGAGTATTTTAGTAAATGTCTTACTTTTAATGGAGGGAACCATGCTGATGTGCTGGGCGATCTAGACATCATAATGGACGAGCACCGCAACGATCACAGGCCAAAGAAAGCTTTGACAGGGTTCCTTCCTGATTATAGCAGTGAGAGCGATGATGCTGAATCCATATCTGCAACG AGTTACCAAGGAGTATCAAGTCCAGATAGCGCTCACAATGTGAGTAGACACTTCCACACTAGTGTAGACGAGATTCCATCTTTGAGGAAAGACTCTGGCAAAGATACACAACCTCATGCAGAAACTTCTATTAATAGAAAGACTCGGAAATCTCATTTCACACGGCGCATTATACCCTCAAAACAAGAG GTGAAAGAAGTCAAGTCTACAGCCACTGATGCATCCAATGACAAGAAGTCATCATCACCTATggtgaagagagagaagaagggcTGGTTGATCACAGAGGACGCAATGGAGAGAAAAAACCGCAAGAATCCACAGTATATCTTTGTCATGAACATGATCATAAGCTTCATCATCTTGGTGGCTGTCATTGGCAACATCATATGCGTTTTACAAAGAGTCAAAACTTGA